The sequence GCAAAAAACAAAGCATTGTCGAAATAAACGACATTGCTTAAGTAGTCCCGAAGGGACAATTTAATAAAGGATAGGATAAAACCTTATCAAAAAAACGAATCAATTAATTGATATAAAATGAACAATCAATCAGCAAACAGCCAAAAGCCAAAAGCCATCCGTGTATTATTATCCGGAGGGGGAACAGGAGGACACATCTTCCCGGCGATTGCTATTGCAGATGAGATCAAAAAAAGATTTCCTGATGCAGAATTTTTGTTCATTGGTGCCAACGGAAAGATGGAAATGGAAAAAGTTCCGCAAGCTGGCTACAAAATCGAAGGAATTGACATTGCTGGAATCGACAGGGGAAATATGTTATCCAATTTAGGTTTGCCTTTCAAGATTTTGAAAAGTTTATCTAAATCTAAAAAAATAATTAAAAATTTCGCTCCGGATTTCGCAGTCGGAACAGGCGGTTTTGCGAGCGGACCGGCTTTGTACGAAGCGAGTAAAATGGGAATTCCGATTTTTATTCAGGAGCAGAATGCGCATGCAGGAGTGACGAATAAAATATTAAGTAAAAAAGCAAAAGCCGTTTTTACAGCCTATCCGAAAGTGGAAGGTTTTCCGTCAGAAAAAATAAAGTTTTTAGGTAATCCGATTCGTGAAAATATCATTTCAGGAATGCAGCAAACCTCTCATGCAAAAGAAAAAATGGGTTTGGATCAAAATAAACTCACCATTCTTTCAGTAGGCGGTTCTTTGGGCTCCAGAACATTAAACAACGGCTGGAAAGACAATTTAGATAAATTAAAAGAAAAAGGATATCAGTTAATCTGGCAAACCGGAAAATTGGACTACAAAGAGATTGTTGATAGTTGTCAGTTGTCAGGTGATGGAAATTCAGGCAATCAACAACCAACAACTAGCAATCAGATCCAAATAAAGGAATTCATCAAAGACATGGAAACTGCCTATTCAGCAGCAGATGTCATTGTTTCAAGAGCTGGAGCGATTGCCATTTCAGAGTTGGCTGTTGCTCAAAAGCCGGTTTTGTTGGTTCCGTTTCCATTTGCGGCGGAAGATCATCAAACTAAAAATGCGATGAATTTGGTTGAGAAAAATGCAGCCAAAATGGTCAAAGACTCTGAAATGCAGGATAAATTCTGGGATACATTATCAGGAATCTGCGAAAACGAAAATGTAAGAAAAGAAATGTCTGTCAATCTGAAATATTTTGCCAAACCCAATGCGGCGAAGGAGATTGTGGATG comes from Chryseobacterium sp. 3008163 and encodes:
- the murG gene encoding undecaprenyldiphospho-muramoylpentapeptide beta-N-acetylglucosaminyltransferase, which translates into the protein MNNQSANSQKPKAIRVLLSGGGTGGHIFPAIAIADEIKKRFPDAEFLFIGANGKMEMEKVPQAGYKIEGIDIAGIDRGNMLSNLGLPFKILKSLSKSKKIIKNFAPDFAVGTGGFASGPALYEASKMGIPIFIQEQNAHAGVTNKILSKKAKAVFTAYPKVEGFPSEKIKFLGNPIRENIISGMQQTSHAKEKMGLDQNKLTILSVGGSLGSRTLNNGWKDNLDKLKEKGYQLIWQTGKLDYKEIVDSCQLSGDGNSGNQQPTTSNQIQIKEFIKDMETAYSAADVIVSRAGAIAISELAVAQKPVLLVPFPFAAEDHQTKNAMNLVEKNAAKMVKDSEMQDKFWDTLSGICENENVRKEMSVNLKYFAKPNAAKEIVDEIFKVIK